A genomic segment from Amygdalobacter nucleatus encodes:
- a CDS encoding DUF3139 domain-containing protein — protein MQDSEPIEQKALSRSESQFAILKKYFVTPKLFFKFMLLIVLLLFIIVTAVYVYFNTPLRSILATIKYEEYRQLQGIDYANIQSKNPEKNFKTGEVYLKVYYKDDPQFEYRYIYQLYRPSKEKLRTHDYHKMRLEVLWRDGEKEEGRSKPESICKYPPLEANAENVDPYF, from the coding sequence ATGCAAGATTCCGAGCCAATAGAACAGAAAGCGTTAAGTAGAAGTGAGAGCCAGTTTGCGATCTTAAAAAAGTATTTTGTGACACCTAAGCTATTTTTTAAGTTCATGCTGCTAATTGTGCTTTTGCTTTTTATTATTGTAACAGCTGTTTACGTTTATTTTAATACGCCGTTACGCTCAATTTTGGCAACGATTAAATATGAAGAGTATCGTCAATTACAGGGGATTGATTATGCAAACATTCAATCTAAAAATCCAGAGAAGAATTTCAAAACAGGTGAAGTTTATCTGAAGGTCTATTACAAAGACGATCCACAATTTGAGTATCGCTATATTTACCAGCTTTATCGTCCGTCCAAAGAGAAGCTCCGTACGCATGACTATCACAAAATGCGCCTAGAGGTGTTGTGGCGTGATGGTGAGAAAGAAGAAGGACGCAGCAAGCCTGAGTCTATTTGCAAATATCCACCTTTAGAGGCTAATGCTGAAAATGTAGATCCATACTTTTAG
- a CDS encoding DUF3139 domain-containing protein: MKKAIIFLSLALGLFVLFQFARYLFFNAPLRSILAAIKYEEYRQAQGIDARLIQSKKVLVDYKSGTAFVKVLYKDDPDHVYEYHYALYIANLKHPYQKHSFHKMRLVVSTSPKATAELNEKALNSQPKYKPLDIYNNYV; the protein is encoded by the coding sequence GTGAAAAAAGCAATTATTTTCTTGAGCTTAGCACTTGGTTTATTTGTGCTATTTCAATTTGCTAGGTATCTTTTCTTTAATGCTCCTTTACGTTCAATTTTGGCAGCGATTAAATATGAGGAATATCGGCAGGCACAAGGCATAGATGCGCGCTTGATTCAAAGCAAAAAGGTTTTGGTTGATTATAAGTCAGGAACTGCCTTTGTTAAAGTCCTCTACAAAGACGATCCAGATCATGTGTATGAATATCATTACGCCCTGTATATAGCTAACCTTAAACATCCTTATCAGAAACATAGCTTCCATAAAATGCGTTTAGTAGTATCTACAAGCCCCAAAGCCACAGCTGAATTAAATGAGAAAGCGTTAAACAGTCAGCCCAAATATAAGCCTTTGGATATTTACAACAATTACGTGTAA